From a single Solanum dulcamara chromosome 4, daSolDulc1.2, whole genome shotgun sequence genomic region:
- the LOC129885567 gene encoding E3 ubiquitin-protein ligase MBR2-like — translation MQRNRRILDSFPETIDLDQGSVSSNASGDPTAPWDNLLNPVEDRLSNSMLSSAKGSLRRANGISYNTQNCSARDQGESSSSANLNGIGHASHFRIGHAWPSSSTNHVLTNPKSEETRFGPSNVLHPESSSSGYGGNHLIGNPTVLPNLASAHSPVNANLSGIYNNGDTRLAMRPSVSPTVYTSNSRLEVERPAFGVSYNAGASSGSSSYCAGPPDISRSSMGTWSLSCKRKVLEGSSGQSLGRSSSSNAQPENIIPHNFPTQYDASSSLNISPVSASVQNTYHLENLYPRNRAGTRVAASDIILPLSASGVAKTSARIYGSGRNVGNHDTITFGLLPTGADLGHSSVGSTLVTPQPISVSNYLGSRQPISQPMNAGNSGSHSGIMHISGDPSGFHSVPWNVSPNSRGGCSSSSNVVSADRSTALQDEANFRSSIRNNGEPLPFVPATETGNMVQDPTNWSLATSNGIYSRNTPSSSALSHGPSMQTFPTAWTPYQNLATSSNRSSSEISPWTLLPSVESESGSQRGHFPLLSSAACPVEEAEISLRSSGRGSSSRRNHRNHLISSLMVDFPNNDVDGWRGLASDIEGRHRMVQEIRQVLHAMRRGENRRSEDYMMLDPFVNGMAELHDRHRGMRLDVDNMSYEELLALEEHIGNVNTGLGEETILERMKQRKHEPIYGGLSSNLEPCCICREEYTTGDDMGMLDCGHEFHSSCINQWLMLKNLCPICKMTALKT, via the exons ATGCAACGGAACAGAAGGATACTAGATTCCTTTCCAGAAACTATCGATCTTGATCAGGGATCTGTTTCTAGTAATGCTTCTGGAGATCCTACAGCCCCTTGGGATAACTTACTAAATCCAGTGGAGGATCGATTATCGAATTCCATGCTTTCTTCTGCTAAAGGAAGTCTTAGACGTGCTAATGGTATTAGTTATAACACACAGAACTGCAGTGCGCGGGATCAAGGTGAGTCGAGCTCCAGTGCCAATTTGAATGGCATTGGACATGCTAGTCATTTTAGAATAGGACATGCTTGGCCTTCTTCATCAACTAATCATGTCCTGACTAATCCAAAGTCAGAAGAAACGCGATTTGGACCATCCAATGTCCTCCATCCTGAGAGTTCATCAAGTGGATATGGTGGAAACCATCTGATTGGCAACCCTACAGTTTTACCAAATCTTGCCTCGGCTCACAGTCCTGTAAATGCTAACTTAAGTGGCATCTACAACAATGGTGACACTCGGCTGGCAATGAGACCAAGTGTATCTCCAACTGTCTACACTTCTAACAGCAGATTGGAAGTGGAGCGTCCTGCTTTTGGTGTCTCTTACAATGCTGGTGCTTCTTCAGGTAGTTCTAGTTATTGTGCCGGGCCCCCTGATATATCACGTTCTTCCATGGGTACTTGGAGTTTATCCTGCAAGCGCAAGGTCCTTGAAGGCAGTTCTGGGCAGTCTCTTGGTAGAAGTTCAAGCTCCAATGCACAACCTGAGAACATTATACCCCACAATTTTCCAACTCAATATGATGCTTCCAGCAGCTTAAACATATCACCAGTCTCTGCAAGTGTGCAGAATACTTATCACTTGGAAAACCTTTATCCAAGAAATAGGGCTGGTACAAGAGTGGCTGCTTCTGACATAATTCTTCCTCTAAGTGCTAGTGGAGTTGCAAAAACCTCTGCCAGAATTTATGGGAGTGGACGAAATGTTGGGAATCATGATACAATTACATTTGGTTTACTGCCAACTGGGGCCGATTTAGGGCATTCTAGTGTTGGCTCTACTCTTGTGACTCCTCAGCCTATTTCAGTATCTAATTATTTAGGCTCCAGACAACCAATTTCACAGCCAATGAATGCAGGTAATTCAGGAAGCCATTCTGGCATAATGCACATTTCTGGTGATCCAAGTGGTTTTCATTCAGTTCCTTGGAATGTATCTCCTAATTCACGAGGTGGTTGTTCATCAAGTTCAAATGTAGTTTCTGCTGATAGATCTACTGCACTACAAGATGAAGCTAACTTCCGGAGCTCAATAAGAAATAATGGGGAACCTCTTCCATTTGTTCCTGCTACTGAGACCGGAAATATGGTACAGGATCCCACTAATTGGAGTTTAGCTACTTCAAATGGAATCTATTCCAGAAACACGCCTTCTAGTTCTGCACTCAGCCATGGGCCAAGTATGCAAACTTTTCCTACTGCATGGACACCTTATCAAAACTTAGCAACCAGTAGCAATCGTAGTTCTTCAGAAATTTCTCCTTGGACTCTCCTCCCATCTGTTGAGTCCGAGTCTGGAAGTCAGAGAGGTCATTTTCCACTGCTATCTTCAGCTGCTTGTCCTGTGGAGGAGGCAGAGATATCATTGCGATCTAGTGGCCGGGGATCTAGTAGCCGTCGTAATCATCGAAACCACCTtatatcatctttgatggtcgATTTTCCAAATAATGATGTGGATGGATGGCGTGGTTTAGCTTCTGATATCGAGGGTCGCCACAGAATGGTTCAGGAG ATTCGTCAAGTCCTGCATGCCATGCGGAGGGGTGAGAACAGGCGATCCGAG GATTATATGATGCTTGATCCATTTGTCAACGGCATGGCTGAGTTGCATGATAGACATAGAGGCATGAGGCTCGATGTTGATAATATGTCGTATGAG GAATTATTGGCATTGGAAGAACATATAGGAAATGTGAACACCGGATTGGGTGAAGAAACCATTTTGGAACGTATGAAACAGCGGAAGCATGAGCCAATATATGGAGGGTTATCGTCAAATTTGGAGCCTTGCTGTATATGTCGG GAGGAATACACTACTGGAGATGACATGGGCATGTTGGATTGTGGACATGAATTCCATAGTAGCTGCATAAACCAGTGGTTAATGCTGAAGAATCTGTGTCCTATTTGTAAGATGACAGCCTTAAAAACATGA
- the LOC129884522 gene encoding protein ALP1-like, translated as MNTRNLAALLSSLVAQLLLLLAVIFPSSNPLSITNSSFADFLSPLLLHFLSVSETAATLSLIPFSRKRKRTLFSESDAPAGDGLTRFKLGRPDSFIRRNPDCFKKFFNINSSTFDWLCGLLEPLLECRDPVDSPLNLSAETRLGIGLFRLATGANFSDICRRFSVSESVAKFCFKQLCRVLCTNFRFWVGLLNSGELESVSNQFECISGIPNCCGVLCCVRFKVNEESIAAQLVVDSTSRIISIIAGFRGDKSDFQVLNSSTLFQGIEKGTIFTNSQALEINGVAVPQFLVGNGDYPLLNWLMLPFDDHVSQSNEENFNNAINLMCLPSVKAVKSLRNWGVLNEPIEGEIKTAVASIGACSILHNMLLSREDYSAFCEDLSDYSFHKCQSSLNPGESNSVACAIRSALVTKAIEFQSQKQ; from the coding sequence ATGAATACTCGAAATTTGGCTGCTCTGCTTTCTTCTCTTGTTGCTCAACTACTTCTTCTTCTTGCAGTCATTTTCCCTTCTTCAAATCCTCTTTCTATAACAAATTCCTCTTTCGCCGATTTTCTTTCgcctcttcttctccattttctctCCGTTTCCGAAACCGCCGCTACCCTTTCACTCATCCCTTTTTCCAGAAAACGAAAACGTACCCTCTTCTCAGAATCCGATGCCCCGGCTGGCGATGGTTTGACCCGGTTCAAACTCGGTCGACCCGACTCGTTCATCCGACGTAACCCGGATTGTTTCAAGAAATTCTTCAATATCAATTCTTCTACTTTTGATTGGCTTTGTGGTTTATTAGAGCCTCTGTTAGAGTGTCGTGACCCGGTTGACTCACCACTTAATCTCTCTGCCGAAACTCGACTCGGAATCGGGCTTTTCCGATTGGCTACCGGAGCTAATTTCTCTGATATTTGTCGAAGATTCAGCGTATCGGAATCTGTTGCTAAGTTTTGTTTCAAACAATTGTGTAGGGTACTCTGCACTAATTTCCGTTTCTGGGTCGGATTACTGAATTCGGGTGAGCTTGAATCAGTTTCGAATCAATTCGAGTGCATTTCGGGTATTCCTAATTGCTGTGGAGTCCTCTGTTGTGTAAGATTTAAGGTTAATGAAGAGAGTATAGCAGCTCAATTAGTGGTTGATTCAACATCAAGAATTATTAGTATTATAGCCGGTTTTCGCGGTGATAAGAGTGATTTCCAGGTCTTAAATTCATCAACTCTGTTCCAAGGTATTGAAAAAGGAACAATTTTTACGAATTCACAAGCTTTGGAGATAAATGGAGTGGCTGTGCCTCAGTTTTTAGTTGGTAATGGAGACTACCCTTTGTTAAATTGGTTAATGTTACCATTTGATGATCATGTTTCACAATCAAATGAAGAGAACTTCAACAATGCAATCAATTTGATGTGTTTGCCATCAGTTAAAGCCGTTAAGAGCTTGAGAAATTGGGGCGTTTTGAACGAACCGATTGAAGGGGAAATCAAGACTGCAGTGGCTTCTATTGGTGCTTGTTCAATACTTCATAATATGTTGTTATCAAGGGAGGATTATTCAGCATTTTGTGAGGATTTAAGTGATTATTCATTTCACAAATGCCAGAGTTCTTTGAATCCTGGTGAAAGTAACAGTGTAGCATGTGCTATTAGAAGTGCATTAGTCACAAAAGCAATAGAGTTTCAGTCACAAAAGCAGTGA